A single region of the Tachyglossus aculeatus isolate mTacAcu1 chromosome X1, mTacAcu1.pri, whole genome shotgun sequence genome encodes:
- the LONP1 gene encoding lon protease homolog, mitochondrial yields the protein MTALTPMTIPDVFPHVPLIAVSRNPVFPRFIKIIEVKNPKLVELLRRKVRLAQPYAGVFLKKNDNNESEVVESLDEVYRTGTFVQIHEMQDLGDKLRMIVMGHRRIHINKQLLAEPEPEPEAKPKPRRKPKPAVKSAEERQVTQTHKKEEMVDLALEPEPFAYYPNEVLMVEVENVSHEDFQVTEEVKALTAEIVKTIRDIIALNPLYRESVLQMMQAGQRVVDNPIYLSDMGAALTGAESHELQDVLEETNIPKRLYKALSLLKKEFELSKLQQRLGREVEEKIKQTHRKYLLQEQLKIIKKELGLEKEDKEAIEEKFRERLKGLMVPKHVMDVIDEELSKLGLLDNHSSEFNVTRNYLDWLTSVPWGKYSDENLELARAKEVLEEDHYGMDDVKKRILEFIAVSQLRGSTQGKILCFYGPPGVGKTSIARSIARALNREYFRFSVGGMTDVAEIKGHRRTYVGAMPGKIIQCLKKTKTENPLILIDEVDKIGRGYQGDPSSALLELLDPEQNANFLDHYLDVSVDLSKVLFICTANVTETIPEPLRDRMEMINVSGYVAQEKLAIAERYLVPQARVLCGLDESKTKITSEVLTLLIKQYCRESGVRNLQKQVEKVLRKSAYKIVSGEVEAVEVTPENLQDFVGKPIFTVERMYDVTPPGVVMGLAWTAMGGSTLFIETSPRRPREKDSKDGSLEVTGQLGEVMKESAKIAYTFARAFLMQKMPSNDFLMTSHIHLHVPEGATPKDGPSAGCTIVTALLSLALNQSARQNVAMTGEVSLTGKILPVGGIKEKTIAAKRAGVTCVILPAENKKDYYDLASFITEGLEVHFVEHYREIFDIVFPELELEAAER from the exons CAATGAGTCCGAGGTGGTCGAGAGCCTGGATGAAGTCTACCGCACGGGAACGTTCGTTCAGATTCACGAAATGCAGGACCTCGGAGACAAGCTGCGCATGATAGTCATGGGACACAGGAG AATCCACATCAACAAACAACTGCTAGCGGAGCCCGAGCCCGAGCCCGAGGCCAAGCCGAAGCCCAGGAGGAAACCGAAGCCGGCCGTGAAGTCGGCCGAGGAAAGACAAGTCACCCAGACCCACAAGAAGGAAGAAATGGTGGACCTAGCCCTGGAGCCGGAGCCCTTCGCTTACTATCCTAATGAGGTGCTCATGGTGGAAGTAGAAAATGTCTCCCATGAAGACTTCCAGGTCACTGAGGAAGTAAAA GCCCTGACCGCAGAAATTGTGAAGACAATTCGGGACATCATTGCTTTAAATCCCCTTTACAG AGAGTCTGTGCTGCAGATGATGCAGGCGGGACAGAGAGTGGTCGATAACCCCATCTACTTGAGCGATATGGGTGCTGCGTTGACAGGCGCAGAATCTCATGAGCTGCAGGATGTTCTGGAGGAAACAAAC ATTCCAAAGCGACTCTATAAGGCCCTCTCTCTCCTCAAGAAGGAGTTTGAACTGAGTAAGCTGCAGCAGCGCTTGGGACGGGAG GTGGAGGAGAAAATCAAGCAGACACACCGCAAATACCTCCTGCAAGAGCAGCTCAAGATCATTAAGAAAGAGctgggcctggagaaggaggATAAAGAAGCCATTGAGGAGAAATTCCGAGAACGACTGAAAGGCCTCATGGTGCCCAAGCATGTCATGGATGTGATTGACGAGGAACTGAGCAAACTGGGCTTGTTGGATAATCACTCTTCGGAATTCAA TGTGACCCGAAATTATCTGGACTGGTTGACCTCCGTGCCCTGGGGCAAATACAGTGATGAAAACCTGGAGCTGGCCCGAGCCAAAGAGGTTCTGGAGGAAGATCACTATGGCATGGATGATGTCAAAAAGCGAATCTTG GAATTCATTGCTGTCAGCCAGCTGCGAGGATCCACCCAAGGAAAGATTCTTTGTTTCTACGGGCCTCCCGGTGTGGGCAAGACCAGCATTGCCCGCTCGATTGCTAGAGCTTTAAACCGAGAATACTTCCGGTTCAGCGTGGGAGGCATGACGGACGTGGCAGAAATCAAGGGCCACAG GAGGACCTACGTCGGAGCCATGCCGGGAAAGATCATCCAGTGTCTGAAAAAGACCAAGACGGAAAATCCCCTGATCCTGATCGATGAG GTGGATAAGATTGGACGGGGTTACCAAGGAGACCCATCCTCCGCCCTGCTCGAACTACTGGATCCGGAGCAGAACGCCAACTTCCTCGACCACTACCTTGACGTCTCTGTGGATCTGTCAAAG GTGCTGTTCATCTGCACAGCCAACGTAACCGAGACGATCCCAGAGCCCCTGCGTGACAGGATGGAGATGATCAACGTGTCTGGCTATGTGGCCCAAGAGAAGCTCGCCATCGCGGAG CGGTACCTGGTCCCTCAGGCCCGGGTCCTTTGCGGCTTGGACGAAAGCAAGACCAAGATCACGTCCGAAGTCCTGACTCTCCTCATCAAGCAATACTGCCGGGAGAGCGGGGTCCGAAACCTCcagaagcaggtggagaag GTGCTGAGGAAATCCGCCTACAAGATCGTCAGTGGGGAAGTCGAGGCGGTGGAAGTGACCCCCGAGAACCTGCAGGACTTTGTGGGGAAACCTATCTTCACCGTGGAGCGCATGTATGACGTGACGCCGCCAGGCGTGGTCATGGGGCTGGCCTGGACCGCCATGG GAGGCTCCACGTTGTTTATTGAGACATCCCCCCGGCGACCCAGGGAGAAGGACAGCAAAGACGGGAGCCTGGAAGTGACAGGCCAGCTCGGGGAGGTGATGAAGGAAAGCGCCAAAATAGCATACACGTTTGCCCGGGCCTTCCTGATGCAGAAGATGCCCTCGAATGACTTCCTGATGACCTCCCACATTCACCTGCACGTGCCCGAG GGAGCGACGCCGAAGGACGGGCCGAGCGCTGGGTGCACCATAGTCACCGCCCTACTCTCCCTGGCCCTGAATCAGTCGGCCCGGCAGAACGTGGCCATGACGGGCGAAGTGTCTCTTACCGGCAAGATCCTGCCCGTGGGAGGAATCAAGGAGAAAACCATTGCG GCCAAAAGAGCCGGTGTCACCTGTGTGATCCTCCCCGCCGAGAACAAGAAGGACTACTACGACCTAGCGTCGTTCATCACGGAAGGACTGGAAGTGCACTTTGTGGAGCACTACAGAGAAATCTTCGACATCGTGTTTCCGGAGCTGGAGTTGGAGGCGGCTGAACGATGA
- the RPL36 gene encoding 60S ribosomal protein L36, with the protein MAVRYPMAVGLNKGHKVTKNISKPRHCRRRGRLTKHTKFVRDMIREVCGFAPYERRAMELLKVSKDKRALKFIKKRVGTHIRAKRKREELSNVLAAMRKAAAKKD; encoded by the exons ATGGCTGTCCGCTACCCCATGGCTGTGGGCCTGAATAAAGGCCACAAAGTGACGAAGAACATCTCCAAGCCAAGACACTGCCGCCGCCGCGGG CGTCTGACCAAACACACCAAGTTTGTCCGCGACATGATCCGGGAGGTGTGTGGATTTGCTCCCTATGAGAGGCGTGCGATGGAGTTGCTAAAGGTTTCCAAGGATAAGCGAGCACTGAAATTCATCAAGAAAAGG GTTGGCACTCACATCCGGGCAAAGAGAAAGCGGGAAGAGCTCAGCAATGTCTTGGCGGCCATGAGGAAAGCCGCCGCCAAGAAGGACTAA